The window GACCGACGCGACACCTGAAAAGGGCGAAGAACTGTTCGAGGCCGCGACCGAGCAACTCGTCCGACTCTGTGAGTGGCTCGACGACCAGCCCTTCGAGAGCCTGATGCCGAAAGACCGGGTCGACGTCGACAACCGAGACCGATAACCGCTACTCCAGCGACAGCGGCCGGTAGACGGCGGCGGTGACGACCGACGTGACCTCCTCGGTCGTCGCCTCGACGATTTTGGTGCGTGGTTCGCCCGTCCAGTTCCACTCGCGAGTCTCGCGGGCGTCTTCGAGGTTCCGCAGCAACTCGTGTTCGCACTCCTCTCGCGTCCCGCAGGAATGCTCCATGAAGACGCCGCCTTCCTCAGCAGTCATCCAGCCGAGACCGGCGGCGATTTTCTCGCCAGGTTCGGTGCCCGTCTTTTCGGCCGTGACGACGGCGACGACCTCACCGACGCCCCAGCGCCCGGGTTCCAGTGCGCCGCGTTCGACGACGGACGCGCCCTCGGGGATGACCGACGAGAGGGAAACGAGATTGTAGTTGTGGATGTTGGCTTCGCTGAGGGCCCGGTCGAACGACCCGAGGGAGGTCCGGCCCTCGCCGACGCCCCAGACGAGATCGATTTCCATCGTGGTGGCCTACCCGATTGCCGGA of the Natronomonas halophila genome contains:
- a CDS encoding pyruvoyl-dependent arginine decarboxylase, which produces MEIDLVWGVGEGRTSLGSFDRALSEANIHNYNLVSLSSVIPEGASVVERGALEPGRWGVGEVVAVVTAEKTGTEPGEKIAAGLGWMTAEEGGVFMEHSCGTREECEHELLRNLEDARETREWNWTGEPRTKIVEATTEEVTSVVTAAVYRPLSLE